In a single window of the Pontibacter russatus genome:
- a CDS encoding DUF2911 domain-containing protein: MKIYLSLLLLFLFLGVSAATAQVILPQASPAAMVKQTIGLTDITVNYHAPGVKGRKVFGDLVPYGSLWRAGANEATLITFTDELFLNHERVPAGTYSFFIFPQSDTLWQVVLNKDTGLWGLEGYNELDDVAYLEVRPVKNEFNETMQFSFSDIGANSGKLNLVWENMKVSLDIETEVEKKALANINEALAKAAPDDWYIWAQCAEYMLPRKEYHQKALEWINKSIAIKDNFFNNWIKAKLYASNNEYEVASNLSAKAIKLGSTEPESYQEYASQIETAYNDWKKRR; the protein is encoded by the coding sequence ATGAAAATATACTTGTCTCTCCTTCTGTTGTTTCTCTTTTTGGGAGTGTCTGCCGCCACTGCACAGGTGATCTTGCCGCAGGCCAGCCCGGCAGCTATGGTGAAGCAAACCATCGGCTTAACGGATATCACAGTTAATTACCACGCCCCGGGCGTGAAAGGGAGAAAGGTTTTCGGAGACCTGGTCCCTTACGGTTCGCTTTGGCGGGCGGGTGCCAACGAGGCAACGCTCATCACTTTTACTGATGAATTGTTTCTGAACCATGAGCGGGTACCCGCCGGGACCTACTCCTTCTTCATTTTTCCGCAGAGCGACACGCTGTGGCAGGTAGTGCTGAACAAGGACACGGGCCTGTGGGGACTGGAAGGATATAACGAGTTGGACGACGTGGCATACCTGGAGGTAAGGCCAGTGAAAAACGAATTCAACGAGACGATGCAGTTCTCTTTCTCCGACATCGGCGCCAACAGCGGCAAACTTAATCTGGTATGGGAAAACATGAAGGTGAGCCTCGATATTGAAACGGAAGTAGAGAAGAAAGCGCTCGCCAACATCAACGAAGCACTCGCCAAGGCAGCCCCGGACGACTGGTATATATGGGCGCAGTGCGCGGAGTATATGCTCCCCCGAAAGGAGTACCACCAGAAGGCGCTGGAGTGGATCAACAAGTCTATCGCCATCAAAGACAATTTCTTCAACAACTGGATCAAAGCCAAGCTATATGCCTCCAACAATGAGTATGAGGTGGCATCTAACCTTTCGGCCAAGGCCATCAAGTTAGGCTCTACCGAGCCGGAAAGCTACCAGGAGTATGCCAGCCAGATTGAGACAGCCTATAACGACTGGAAAAAGCGCAGGTAA
- the hisB gene encoding bifunctional histidinol-phosphatase/imidazoleglycerol-phosphate dehydratase HisB — MKKALFIDRDGTILVEPKTDFQVDSFEKFAFIPKSISNMARIFRELDYEFVMVTNQDGLGTDSYPEDTFWPYQNKMLEILESEGIRFDEILIDRSFEHEGLETRKPGIGLMKRYLAGEYDLANSYVIGDRLTDVKLAQNLGAKAIYIGDTAAEGAALSTDNWDDIYTFLTQTNGRTASVRRSTSETDISIELNLDGTGKMDIHTGLGFFDHMLEQVAKHARVDLYIQVKGDLHIDEHHTIEDTGLALGEAFLQALGDKRGISRYGFFLLPMDDVLAQVAIDFSGRPWTVWEGEFRREKVGDMPTEMFFHFFKSFSDTSKANLNVQVKGQNEHHKIEAIFKAFARAVRMAVQRDLQDNSIPSTKGIL; from the coding sequence ATGAAAAAAGCCTTATTTATTGACCGTGACGGCACCATATTGGTAGAGCCGAAGACGGATTTCCAGGTGGACTCCTTTGAAAAGTTTGCCTTTATCCCAAAATCCATCAGCAACATGGCCCGCATCTTCCGGGAGCTGGACTACGAGTTTGTGATGGTGACGAACCAGGACGGCCTCGGCACCGACTCTTACCCGGAGGACACTTTCTGGCCTTACCAGAACAAGATGCTGGAGATACTGGAGAGCGAGGGGATCCGGTTTGATGAAATCCTGATTGACCGCAGCTTTGAGCACGAGGGGCTGGAGACGCGCAAGCCCGGCATCGGCCTGATGAAGCGCTATCTTGCGGGGGAGTATGATCTGGCCAACAGCTACGTGATTGGAGACCGCCTGACAGACGTGAAACTGGCGCAGAATTTAGGAGCCAAAGCCATCTATATAGGCGACACCGCCGCAGAAGGCGCGGCCTTGAGCACGGATAACTGGGATGACATTTACACGTTTCTCACCCAAACCAATGGCCGCACAGCCAGCGTGCGGCGCAGCACCTCCGAAACAGATATAAGCATTGAGCTCAACCTCGACGGCACCGGCAAGATGGACATCCACACCGGGCTCGGATTTTTTGACCATATGCTGGAGCAGGTGGCCAAACACGCGAGGGTAGATTTATATATCCAGGTGAAAGGGGACCTGCATATTGACGAGCACCATACCATCGAGGACACAGGGCTGGCCCTAGGTGAGGCGTTTCTGCAGGCGCTGGGCGACAAGCGCGGCATCAGCCGCTACGGCTTTTTCCTGCTGCCCATGGACGACGTGCTGGCCCAGGTGGCCATCGACTTCAGCGGCAGGCCCTGGACGGTGTGGGAAGGGGAGTTCAGGCGGGAGAAAGTAGGGGACATGCCCACAGAGATGTTTTTCCACTTCTTCAAATCCTTCAGCGACACCTCCAAAGCCAACCTGAACGTGCAGGTGAAAGGGCAGAACGAGCACCACAAGATAGAAGCAATTTTCAAGGCCTTCGCGCGGGCTGTCCGGATGGCGGTGCAGCGCGACCTCCAGGACAACTCCATCCCCAGCACCAAAGGCATTCTATAA
- the hisD gene encoding histidinol dehydrogenase, with amino-acid sequence MRKLINPSPEQWPELVKRPTKNLEELEPGIQETFRQVQERGDAALLELAEKFDGVRLESLLVSQKEIEEAEAKLPVELKEAILQAYSNIQVFHHTQQAEQVQQVETMAGITCWRKSVAIEKVGLYIPGGTAPLFSTLLMLGVPARIAGCRELVLCTPPSKDGSVHPAILYIASLLGVTRVVKAGGAQAIAAMAFGTERVPAVYKIFGPGNQYVTVAKQLVGKGGVAIDLPAGPSEVLVIADDSANPAFVAADLLSQAEHGPDSQVVLLTNSEDFLDRVEAELEAQLAVLPREAFASQALGNSLGLVFDSVAEMLDFSNLYAPEHLILSILNFEEALESIVNAGSVFLGNYSPEAAGDYASGTNHTLPTNGYARAYSGVSLDSFVKKITFQHITPEGLQNIGGTIETMAAAEGLEAHKNAVTIRLKEVNRV; translated from the coding sequence ATGCGCAAACTGATAAACCCTTCGCCGGAGCAGTGGCCGGAGCTGGTAAAGCGGCCCACCAAAAACCTGGAGGAACTGGAGCCTGGCATTCAGGAAACATTCAGGCAGGTGCAGGAACGCGGTGACGCGGCCCTGCTGGAACTGGCCGAAAAATTTGACGGCGTGAGACTGGAAAGCCTGCTGGTGAGCCAGAAGGAAATAGAGGAGGCCGAGGCAAAGCTGCCGGTGGAGCTGAAAGAGGCGATTCTGCAGGCATACAGCAACATCCAGGTGTTTCACCACACACAGCAGGCGGAGCAGGTGCAGCAGGTGGAGACAATGGCGGGCATAACCTGTTGGCGCAAGAGCGTGGCCATCGAAAAGGTGGGGTTATATATACCGGGCGGTACGGCGCCGCTGTTCTCCACGCTGCTGATGCTGGGCGTGCCAGCCCGCATTGCCGGTTGCCGCGAACTGGTGCTCTGCACGCCGCCTTCCAAGGACGGCTCGGTGCATCCCGCTATTTTATATATAGCCTCCCTGCTAGGCGTCACGCGCGTAGTGAAAGCCGGCGGCGCGCAGGCCATCGCGGCCATGGCCTTCGGCACGGAGAGAGTGCCGGCAGTATATAAGATATTCGGCCCCGGAAACCAGTATGTGACGGTGGCCAAGCAACTGGTGGGCAAAGGCGGGGTGGCCATTGATTTGCCCGCTGGTCCGTCGGAGGTGCTGGTGATAGCGGATGATTCGGCCAATCCGGCTTTTGTGGCGGCTGACTTGTTGTCGCAGGCGGAGCACGGACCCGATTCGCAGGTGGTGCTGCTTACGAATTCTGAGGATTTTCTGGACAGGGTAGAGGCGGAACTGGAGGCGCAACTGGCGGTGCTGCCGCGCGAGGCGTTTGCCTCACAGGCCCTGGGCAATAGCCTGGGCCTGGTGTTCGACAGCGTGGCGGAGATGCTGGACTTCTCGAACCTGTACGCGCCGGAGCACCTGATTCTCTCTATCCTGAACTTCGAGGAGGCGCTGGAAAGCATCGTGAACGCGGGCTCCGTGTTCCTGGGCAACTACAGCCCCGAGGCTGCCGGCGACTATGCCTCCGGCACCAACCACACCCTACCCACCAACGGCTATGCCCGGGCCTATAGCGGCGTGTCGTTGGACAGCTTCGTGAAAAAAATCACGTTCCAGCACATCACGCCGGAGGGCTTGCAAAATATTGGCGGCACCATCGAAACCATGGCCGCCGCCGAGGGGCTGGAGGCGCACAAAAATGCAGTAACAATACGACTTAAAGAGGTGAACCGTGTTTAA
- the hisG gene encoding ATP phosphoribosyltransferase, whose amino-acid sequence MLRLAIQKSGRLSEDSLKLIRECGISFITSSLKLKTESTNFPLEILYLRDDDIPGYVADGVADIGIVGENVLVEEGKQALTVEKLGFSKCRLSLAVPKSDNYKSIHDLNGKNIATSYPNLLQAYLHEQGVQAHIHTISGSVEIAPSIGLAEAICDIVSSGSTLISNGLKEVERVFKSEAVLIANDSLDEEKRRVLDKLLFRIHAVQRAQKAKYIVLNAPHESLQEIKDLLPGIKSPTILPLAEEGWSSLHSVVNEDDFWEIIEKIKDAGAQGILVIPIEKMIV is encoded by the coding sequence ATGCTACGATTGGCCATCCAGAAGTCCGGCAGGTTGAGCGAAGACTCGCTGAAACTGATCCGTGAATGCGGCATTTCATTTATCACAAGCTCCCTCAAGCTCAAAACAGAGTCAACGAACTTCCCGCTCGAGATCCTCTACCTCCGCGACGACGACATTCCAGGCTACGTGGCCGACGGCGTGGCGGATATCGGGATAGTGGGCGAGAACGTGCTGGTGGAGGAGGGGAAGCAGGCCCTGACCGTGGAAAAGCTGGGCTTCTCCAAGTGCCGCCTGTCGCTTGCCGTTCCCAAAAGCGATAACTATAAATCGATACACGACCTGAACGGAAAGAACATCGCCACCTCTTACCCGAACCTGTTGCAGGCTTACCTGCACGAGCAGGGCGTGCAGGCGCACATCCACACCATCAGCGGCTCCGTGGAGATTGCCCCGAGCATCGGGCTGGCAGAAGCCATCTGCGACATCGTAAGCTCCGGCAGCACCCTGATCAGCAACGGCCTGAAAGAGGTGGAGCGGGTCTTTAAATCCGAGGCGGTCCTGATAGCCAACGACAGCCTGGACGAGGAGAAGCGTAGGGTGCTGGATAAGTTGCTTTTCAGGATTCATGCGGTGCAGCGCGCGCAGAAGGCCAAGTATATCGTGCTGAACGCCCCGCACGAAAGTCTGCAGGAGATTAAGGATCTGCTCCCAGGTATCAAATCTCCCACCATTCTTCCATTGGCCGAAGAAGGCTGGAGTTCGCTCCACTCGGTTGTGAACGAGGATGACTTCTGGGAGATCATCGAAAAAATCAAAGACGCCGGGGCACAGGGCATCCTGGTGATTCCCATAGAGAAAATGATTGTTTAA
- the hisC gene encoding histidinol-phosphate transaminase, with the protein MFNLNDIIRPNVLKMKAYSSARDEFKGSASVFLDANENNLGSLAGGNYNRYPDPHQKQLKARIAEIKGVQPGQIFLGNGSDEAIDLLFRMVCRPGQDAMLHLPPTYGMYEVSANLNDVALEAVQLTPDFQLPVQELLAQVKPNTRIIFICTPNNPTGNAIAPESIEQVLRNFNGLVVLDEAYIDFSDSPSWTTRLAEFPNLVVLQTFSKAWGMAGLRLGLAFASAELIAVLDKIKPPYNINEATQELALKALTQTEALKDMVEEIVQERALLMQALPDLPAVEKVFPSDANFILVQVRDANGLYTYLLDKGIVVRNRSSLPGCEGCLRITVGTLEENQRLLQAIAAF; encoded by the coding sequence GTGTTTAACCTGAACGATATCATCAGACCCAACGTGCTGAAGATGAAAGCCTATTCTTCGGCCCGCGACGAGTTTAAGGGCAGCGCCAGCGTGTTTCTGGATGCCAACGAGAATAACCTCGGCAGCCTGGCCGGCGGCAACTACAACCGCTACCCGGACCCGCACCAGAAGCAGCTGAAGGCGCGCATCGCTGAAATAAAAGGTGTGCAGCCCGGGCAGATTTTCCTGGGCAACGGCAGCGACGAAGCCATCGACCTGCTGTTCCGGATGGTGTGCCGCCCGGGTCAGGATGCGATGCTGCACCTGCCGCCCACCTACGGCATGTACGAAGTGTCGGCAAACCTGAATGATGTGGCGCTGGAGGCCGTGCAGCTGACGCCTGATTTTCAGTTGCCGGTGCAGGAACTGCTGGCGCAAGTGAAGCCAAACACCAGAATCATCTTCATCTGCACCCCCAACAACCCGACCGGCAATGCAATTGCACCCGAAAGCATTGAGCAGGTGCTCCGGAACTTCAACGGGCTGGTAGTGCTGGACGAGGCCTATATCGACTTCAGCGACAGCCCGAGCTGGACCACGCGCCTGGCGGAGTTCCCGAACCTTGTCGTGCTGCAGACTTTCTCTAAGGCATGGGGCATGGCTGGCCTGCGCCTCGGCCTGGCGTTTGCCTCTGCGGAGCTCATCGCGGTGCTGGACAAGATAAAGCCCCCTTACAATATAAACGAAGCAACGCAGGAGCTCGCCCTGAAGGCGCTGACGCAGACCGAGGCGCTGAAGGACATGGTGGAGGAAATTGTGCAGGAACGCGCGCTGCTGATGCAGGCGCTGCCGGATTTGCCCGCTGTTGAGAAAGTATTTCCCTCGGACGCCAACTTTATACTGGTGCAGGTGCGGGACGCGAACGGGCTATATACCTACCTGCTGGACAAAGGCATCGTGGTGCGCAACCGCTCCAGCCTGCCAGGTTGTGAAGGATGCCTGCGCATTACTGTCGGAACCCTGGAAGAGAACCAGCGGCTGCTGCAGGCTATTGCCGCGTTTTAA
- a CDS encoding HYR domain-containing protein has translation MDETAPVLAAPAAVQVAANAQCQATGVDLGDATATDNCTANVEVTNDAPETFELGETTVTYTAVDAAGNTVTATQTVTVVDETAPVLAAPAAVQVAANAQCQATGVDLGDATATDNCTANVEVTNDAPETFELGETTVTYTAVDAAGNTVTATQTVTVVDETAPVLAAPAAVQVAANAQCQATGVDLGDATATDNCTANVEVTNDAPETFELGETTVTYTAVDAAGNTVTATQTVTVVDETAPVLAAPAAVQVAANAQCQATGVDLGDATATDNCTANVEVTNDAPETFELGETTVTYTAVDAAGNTVTATQTVTVVDETAPVLAAPAAVQVAANAQCQATGVDLGDATATDNCTANVEVTNDAPETFELGETTVTYTAVDAAGNTVTATQTVTVVDETAPVLAAPAAVQVAANAQCQATGVDLGDATATDNCTANVEVTNDAPETFELGETTVTYTAVDAAGNTVTATQTVTVVDETAPVLAAPAAVQVAANAQCQATGVDLGDATATDNCTANVEVTNDAPETFELGETTVTYTAVDAAGNTVTATQTVTVVDETAPVLAAPAAVQVAANAQCQATGVDLGDATATDNCTANVEVTNDAPETFELGETTVTYTAVDAAGNTVTATQTVTVVDETAPVLAAPAAVQVAANAQCQATGVDLGDATATDNCTANVEVTNDAPETFELGETTVTYTAVDAAGNTVTATQTVTVVDETAPVLAAPAAVQVAANAQCQATGVDLGDATATDNCTANVEVTNDAPETFELGETTVTYTAVDAAGNTVTATQTVTVVDETAPVLAAPAAVQVAANAQCQATGVDLGDATATDNCTANVEVTNDAPETFELGETTVTYTAVDAAGNTVTATQTVTVVDETAPVLAAPAAVQVAANAQCQATGVDLGDATATDNCTANVEVTNDAPETFELGETTVTYTAVDAAGNTVTATQTVTVVDETAPVLAAPAAVQVAANAQCQATGVDLGDATATDNCTANVEVTNDAPETFELGETTVTYTAVDAAGNTVTATQTVTVVDETAPVLAAPAAVQVAANAQCQATGVDLGDATATDNCTANVEVTNDAPETFELGETTVTYTAVDAAGNTVTATQTVTVVDETAPVLAAPAAVQVAANAQCQATGVDLGDATATDNCTANVEVTNDAPETFELGETTVTYTAVDAAGNTVTATQTVTVVDETAPVLAAAENQTSGTNTGTCTAEVSIPDAEFTDNCAVGQLSWVMTGATTNSGTGQVGSYTFNQGVTTITYTGTDVAGNSSSDELLVTVTDDEAPVVTVPANITVKNDAGKCTAVVTYAVSASDNCSTVTPKLSAGLASGAEFPVGTTTVTYETEDEAGNPATASFTVTVENANPTLSPITGPAHPVQIGTAATLSANYTDNNLVLATFTFSTDGEIYGNPQQGVVSNGTVSGSFNLAPGVYNVKLVVSDACGATAEVLYDGFIVIYDPNGGFVTGGGWIYSNPGSMPSKPLAEGRATFGFNAKYKSGKNDVTEVDGSTNFQFRDGDFHFKSTNHTAMSLVVAGRKATYRGEGTVNGEGKYEFMVSVIDGNLNGGDGIDRFRIRIVGAGSPKAVVYDNELGIVENADATTAIGSGSIVIHNPNIKSTSSKSVTAVEVPALSETTKFSNYPNPFNYRTTITFSTEKEESFALEVYEVKGALVQKVDMGVTEAGKVYAYDFEGHNLPQGVYFARLITASGVQTIKMVLKR, from the coding sequence GTGGACGAGACCGCCCCAGTGCTGGCAGCGCCAGCGGCAGTTCAGGTAGCGGCCAATGCGCAGTGCCAGGCCACCGGCGTGGACCTTGGCGATGCCACAGCCACTGACAACTGCACAGCCAATGTTGAAGTGACCAACGATGCTCCCGAGACCTTCGAGCTGGGCGAAACAACTGTAACTTACACAGCAGTAGACGCAGCCGGCAACACAGTGACAGCCACGCAGACCGTGACGGTCGTGGACGAGACCGCCCCAGTGCTGGCAGCGCCAGCGGCAGTTCAGGTAGCGGCCAATGCGCAGTGCCAGGCCACCGGCGTGGACCTTGGCGATGCCACAGCCACTGACAACTGCACAGCCAATGTTGAAGTGACCAACGATGCTCCCGAGACCTTCGAGCTGGGCGAAACAACTGTAACTTACACAGCAGTAGACGCAGCCGGCAACACAGTGACAGCCACGCAGACCGTGACGGTCGTGGACGAGACCGCCCCAGTGCTGGCAGCGCCAGCGGCAGTTCAGGTAGCGGCCAATGCGCAGTGCCAGGCCACCGGCGTGGACCTTGGCGATGCCACAGCCACTGACAACTGCACAGCCAATGTTGAAGTGACCAACGATGCTCCCGAGACCTTCGAGCTGGGCGAAACAACTGTAACTTACACAGCAGTAGACGCAGCCGGCAACACAGTGACAGCCACGCAGACCGTGACGGTCGTGGACGAGACCGCCCCAGTGCTGGCAGCGCCAGCGGCAGTTCAGGTAGCGGCCAATGCGCAGTGCCAGGCCACCGGCGTGGACCTTGGCGATGCCACAGCCACTGACAACTGCACAGCCAATGTTGAAGTGACCAACGATGCTCCCGAGACCTTCGAGCTGGGCGAAACAACTGTAACTTACACAGCAGTAGACGCAGCCGGCAACACAGTGACAGCCACGCAGACCGTGACGGTCGTGGACGAGACCGCCCCAGTGCTGGCAGCGCCAGCGGCAGTTCAGGTAGCGGCCAATGCGCAGTGCCAGGCCACCGGCGTGGACCTTGGCGATGCCACAGCCACTGACAACTGCACAGCCAATGTTGAAGTGACCAACGATGCTCCCGAGACCTTCGAGCTGGGCGAAACAACTGTAACTTACACAGCAGTAGACGCAGCCGGCAACACAGTGACAGCCACGCAGACCGTGACGGTCGTGGACGAGACCGCCCCAGTGCTGGCAGCGCCAGCGGCAGTTCAGGTAGCGGCCAATGCGCAGTGCCAGGCCACCGGCGTGGACCTTGGCGATGCCACAGCCACTGACAACTGCACAGCCAATGTTGAAGTGACCAACGATGCTCCCGAGACCTTCGAGCTGGGCGAAACAACTGTAACTTACACAGCAGTAGACGCAGCCGGCAACACAGTGACAGCCACGCAGACCGTGACGGTCGTGGACGAGACCGCCCCAGTGCTGGCAGCGCCAGCGGCAGTTCAGGTAGCGGCCAATGCGCAGTGCCAGGCCACCGGCGTGGACCTTGGCGATGCCACAGCCACTGACAACTGCACAGCCAATGTTGAAGTGACCAACGATGCTCCCGAGACCTTCGAGCTGGGCGAAACAACTGTAACTTACACAGCAGTAGACGCAGCCGGCAACACAGTGACAGCCACGCAGACCGTGACGGTCGTGGACGAGACCGCCCCAGTGCTGGCAGCGCCAGCGGCAGTTCAGGTAGCGGCCAATGCGCAGTGCCAGGCCACCGGCGTGGACCTTGGCGATGCCACAGCCACTGACAACTGCACAGCCAATGTTGAAGTGACCAACGATGCTCCCGAGACCTTCGAGCTGGGCGAAACAACTGTAACTTACACAGCAGTAGACGCAGCCGGCAACACAGTGACAGCCACGCAGACCGTGACGGTCGTGGACGAGACCGCCCCAGTGCTGGCAGCGCCAGCGGCAGTTCAGGTAGCGGCCAATGCGCAGTGCCAGGCCACCGGCGTGGACCTTGGCGATGCCACAGCCACTGACAACTGCACAGCCAATGTTGAAGTGACCAACGATGCTCCCGAGACCTTCGAGCTGGGCGAAACAACTGTAACTTACACAGCAGTAGACGCAGCCGGCAACACAGTGACAGCCACGCAGACCGTGACGGTCGTGGACGAGACCGCCCCAGTGCTGGCAGCGCCAGCGGCAGTTCAGGTAGCGGCCAATGCGCAGTGCCAGGCCACCGGCGTGGACCTTGGCGATGCCACAGCCACTGACAACTGCACAGCCAATGTTGAAGTGACCAACGATGCTCCCGAGACCTTCGAGCTGGGCGAAACAACTGTAACTTACACAGCAGTAGACGCAGCCGGCAACACAGTGACAGCCACGCAGACCGTGACGGTCGTGGACGAGACCGCCCCAGTGCTGGCAGCGCCAGCGGCAGTTCAGGTAGCGGCCAATGCGCAGTGCCAGGCCACCGGCGTGGACCTTGGCGATGCCACAGCCACTGACAACTGCACAGCCAATGTTGAAGTGACCAACGATGCTCCCGAGACCTTCGAGCTGGGCGAAACAACTGTAACTTACACAGCAGTAGACGCAGCCGGCAACACAGTGACAGCCACGCAGACCGTGACGGTCGTGGACGAGACCGCCCCAGTGCTGGCAGCGCCAGCGGCAGTTCAGGTAGCGGCCAATGCGCAGTGCCAGGCCACCGGCGTGGACCTTGGCGATGCCACAGCCACTGACAACTGCACAGCCAATGTTGAAGTGACCAACGATGCTCCCGAGACCTTCGAGCTGGGCGAAACAACTGTAACTTACACAGCAGTAGACGCAGCCGGCAACACAGTGACAGCCACGCAGACCGTGACGGTCGTGGACGAGACCGCCCCAGTGCTGGCAGCGCCAGCGGCAGTTCAGGTAGCGGCCAATGCGCAGTGCCAGGCCACCGGCGTGGACCTTGGCGATGCCACAGCCACTGACAACTGCACAGCCAATGTTGAAGTGACCAACGATGCTCCCGAGACCTTCGAGCTGGGCGAAACAACTGTAACTTACACAGCAGTAGACGCAGCCGGCAACACAGTGACAGCCACGCAGACCGTGACGGTCGTGGACGAGACCGCCCCAGTGCTGGCAGCGCCAGCGGCAGTTCAGGTAGCGGCCAATGCGCAGTGCCAGGCCACCGGCGTGGACCTTGGCGATGCCACAGCCACTGACAACTGCACAGCCAATGTTGAAGTGACCAACGATGCTCCCGAGACCTTCGAGCTGGGCGAAACAACTGTAACTTACACAGCAGTAGACGCAGCCGGCAACACAGTGACAGCCACGCAGACCGTGACGGTCGTGGACGAGACCGCCCCAGTGCTGGCAGCGCCAGCGGCAGTTCAGGTAGCGGCCAATGCGCAGTGCCAGGCCACCGGCGTGGACCTTGGCGATGCCACAGCCACTGACAACTGCACAGCCAATGTTGAAGTGACCAACGATGCTCCCGAGACCTTCGAGCTGGGCGAAACAACTGTAACTTACACAGCAGTAGACGCAGCCGGCAACACAGTGACAGCCACGCAGACCGTGACGGTCGTGGACGAGACCGCCCCAGTGCTGGCAGCAGCCGAAAACCAGACATCTGGCACTAACACAGGTACTTGCACTGCAGAAGTTTCTATCCCTGATGCTGAATTCACAGATAACTGTGCTGTTGGCCAATTAAGTTGGGTAATGACAGGCGCTACTACAAATAGTGGTACAGGTCAAGTAGGAAGTTATACTTTCAATCAGGGAGTAACAACCATCACATATACGGGCACTGATGTGGCTGGCAACTCGTCATCTGACGAACTGTTGGTAACAGTAACAGACGATGAAGCTCCTGTTGTTACCGTTCCTGCAAACATTACCGTGAAAAACGATGCAGGTAAATGCACTGCGGTGGTTACATACGCAGTTTCTGCTTCAGATAACTGCTCCACCGTTACTCCTAAGTTGAGTGCTGGTCTTGCTTCCGGCGCTGAGTTCCCAGTTGGCACCACCACCGTGACTTATGAAACGGAAGACGAAGCCGGCAACCCGGCCACAGCGAGCTTCACGGTTACTGTAGAAAATGCAAATCCAACTCTATCTCCGATTACAGGTCCTGCACATCCTGTGCAGATTGGTACTGCCGCAACGCTATCTGCAAATTATACAGACAATAATCTGGTATTAGCAACTTTCACTTTCAGCACGGATGGGGAAATCTACGGCAACCCGCAGCAAGGGGTGGTTTCTAATGGTACAGTATCTGGCTCATTCAATCTGGCTCCAGGCGTCTACAATGTTAAATTAGTTGTTTCCGATGCATGCGGAGCTACGGCCGAAGTTTTATATGATGGTTTCATCGTAATCTACGATCCGAACGGGGGCTTTGTAACTGGTGGAGGCTGGATTTACTCTAATCCTGGTAGTATGCCAAGCAAGCCTCTTGCGGAGGGCAGGGCTACATTTGGATTCAATGCTAAGTATAAGAGTGGAAAGAATGATGTTACTGAGGTAGATGGAAGTACTAATTTCCAGTTCCGAGATGGAGATTTCCACTTCAAAAGTACAAACCATACTGCTATGAGCTTAGTAGTTGCAGGACGTAAAGCAACTTATCGTGGAGAAGGTACAGTGAATGGAGAAGGAAAGTATGAATTTATGGTATCTGTGATTGATGGAAATTTAAATGGTGGAGATGGTATCGATAGATTCAGGATTAGAATAGTAGGTGCTGGCTCTCCAAAAGCAGTTGTGTATGATAACGAACTTGGGATTGTAGAAAATGCTGATGCTACTACAGCAATAGGTAGTGGTTCTATCGTTATCCATAACCCTAATATCAAGTCTACTTCTTCTAAATCTGTAACAGCAGTTGAAGTACCTGCTTTGTCTGAAACTACTAAATTTTCCAACTACCCGAACCCGTTCAACTACAGAACAACGATCACTTTCTCGACAGAGAAGGAGGAGAGCTTTGCACTGGAGGTGTACGAGGTGAAAGGTGCCTTGGTGCAGAAAGTGGACATGGGCGTGACGGAAGCCGGAAAGGTCTATGCGTACGACTTCGAAGGCCATAATCTTCCGCAAGGAGTTTACTTTGCCCGCCTCATCACCGCTTCTGGTGTTCAGACCATCAAGATGGTGCTGAAGAGGTAG